One window of Nicotiana tomentosiformis chromosome 11, ASM39032v3, whole genome shotgun sequence genomic DNA carries:
- the LOC104110030 gene encoding auxin-responsive protein SAUR50-like, which yields MANARTNGKKKNKIVNLKIVVEKLQRSLSLVKKLAAEFDARSIPRSCNVPEDVKEGHFAVIAADEDELKKRFVVPLSCLTHPSFLRLLEQAAEEYGFDHEGALTLPCRPSELETILRVEGRNKQSRLDNNSGVNWSSSMVKSC from the coding sequence ATGGCAAATGCTAGAACCAATGGGAAGAAAAAGAACAAGATAGTGAATCTGAAAATAGTGGTGGAGAAGTTACAAAGGAGTCTTTCATTGGTGAAGAAACTTGCAGCAGAGTTTGATGCTCGAAGCATCCCGCGTTCATGCAACGTTCCAGAAGACGTTAAAGAAGGGCATTTTGCAGTGATTGCAGCTGATGAAGATGAGTTGAAGAAGAGATTTGTGGTGCCATTGAGTTGTTTAACACATCCTTCATTCTTGAGACTATTGGAACAAGCTGCTGAAGAGTATGGTTTTGATCATGAAGGTGCACTTACATTACCATGCAGGCCAAGTGAACTTGAGACAATTTTGAGGGTTGAAGGGAGGAATAAACAATCAAGATTAGATAATAATAGTGGTGTTAATTGGAGTTCAAGTATGGTGAAAAGTTGTTGA